Proteins encoded within one genomic window of Acidobacteriota bacterium:
- a CDS encoding ATP-dependent Clp protease proteolytic subunit, which translates to MLVPMVVEQTNRGERSYDIYSRLLKDNIVFLGRPIDDDVASLIIAQMLFLEAENPERDIALYINSPGGSISAGLAVYDTMQYIKPSVATYCVGQAASMAAVLLASGEKGKRTVLPNSRVLIHQPWIQGIGGQQTDIEIHAKDMLAMRAKLDELLAFHTGKTVEEIHHDTERDKILSAEEAVEYGLVDQIMSRKKAD; encoded by the coding sequence GCAGACCAATCGCGGAGAGCGCTCGTACGACATCTATTCGCGGCTGCTCAAGGACAACATCGTTTTTCTCGGACGCCCCATCGACGACGATGTGGCGAGCCTGATCATCGCTCAGATGCTTTTCCTGGAGGCCGAAAACCCGGAGCGGGACATCGCCCTCTACATCAACTCTCCCGGTGGCTCCATCAGTGCGGGGCTGGCGGTCTACGACACCATGCAGTACATCAAGCCCAGCGTCGCCACCTATTGTGTCGGCCAGGCCGCGTCCATGGCGGCGGTGCTGTTGGCGTCGGGGGAGAAGGGCAAGCGCACCGTGCTGCCCAATAGCCGAGTGCTGATCCACCAGCCCTGGATTCAGGGCATCGGCGGTCAGCAGACCGACATCGAGATTCACGCCAAGGACATGTTGGCGATGCGCGCCAAGCTCGACGAGCTGCTGGCCTTCCACACCGGTAAGACGGTGGAGGAAATCCACCACGACACCGAGCGCGATAAGATTTTGAGTGCGGAAGAGGCCGTCGAATATGGCTTGGTGGATCAAATCATGTCGCGCAAAAAGGCGGATTGA